One Papaver somniferum cultivar HN1 chromosome 10, ASM357369v1, whole genome shotgun sequence genomic window carries:
- the LOC113319120 gene encoding uncharacterized protein LOC113319120, whose product MGWSHPEIPLEDLLKLIKGFIDIMILGSGYQSSGSIATWDSHNIQKCIQWGIFYENVFKGLESTDDYTGSVRELDAALLEMTSNPYFPQGIRHLSSATLMKGRDLIMRLLIQTLPLRDVHFTALLTATVELELDNLKRAEYDFLNVYFEKLLLHSTYYNTRAPQSVSNVKVQRNCSNDPSEFVIQEILERENSVSRVLSVETGLTILSKSLTCGELVGKESTLLEMQSQDGTSLVSKEQLAEFELWNKWRSRGLSYLLDERTIKLVSGAKLIFSSPEVQWIQVFERLDTSNGDELLEIIELCLLGYISSSWNHLIEHVMSVSYDICSKSINYHEMFNLLQERSQFPHSKEETRNSKENDILEYLAVLMRSQSHAFWKLSPILPAIAIPIWSPLFKLYLTGIGAMFKGNLYKTRCCSCTREVKEHEDCDLAERIWCLVVFNIHGSHQRAITSCNLDSLG is encoded by the exons ATGGGTTGGTCACATCCAGAGATTCCTCTCGAAGATTTACTAAAACTGATTAAAGGGTTTATAGATATAATGATTTTAGGTTCTGGTTATCAATCTTCTGGTTCTATTGCTACTTGGGATTCTCATAACATCCAGAAATGTATACAATGGGGTATTTTCTATGAAAAT GTATTTAAGGGGTTAGAAAGTACAGATGATTATACAGGCTCAGTAAGGGAACTTGATGCAGCTCTACTCGAAATGACATCTAATCCTTATTTTCCCCAG GGAATTAGACATCTATCATCTGCAACTCTaatgaaagggagagacttaataATGAGACTTCTAATTCAGACGTTGCCCCTAAGAGATGTACATTTTACTGCTTTACTGACGGCAACTGTTGAATTGGAACTTGATAACCTTAAAAGAGCGGAATATGATTTTCTTAATGTTTACTTTGAGAAGTTGTTGCTGCACAGTACATATTATAATACTCGAGCACCTCAGTCTGTTTCAAATGTTAAGGTGCAGCGCAATTGCAGCAATGATCCTTCGGAATTTGTAATTCAAGAGATCTTAGAGAGGGAAAATTCAGTGTCTCGTGTACTGTCAGTTGAAACTGGGTTGACTATTCTATCAAAGAGTCTAACATGTGGAGAATTAGTCGGGAAGGAGAGTACTTTATTGGAAATGCAATCACAGGATGGCACTTCTCTTGT GAGCAAAGAGCAGTTGGCTGAATTTGAGTTATGGAATAAGTGGAGATCAAGGGGCCTTTCCTATCTGCTTGACGAAAGGACTATTAAATTGGTGTCAGGTGCTAAGTTAATATTTTCGTCCCCTGAAGTTCAATGGATTCAGGTGTTTGAACGATTGGACACTTCCAATGGTGATGAATTGCTTGAAATAATA GAGCTCTGTTTGTTAGGTTACATTTCCAGCAGCTGGAATCATCTAATCGAACACGTCATGTCAGTTTCTTATGACATTTGTTCCAAATCAATAAACTACCATGAAATGTTCAACCTACTGCAAGAGAGATCTCAATTTCCTCACTCTAAAGAAGAAACAAGGAATTCAAAG GAAAATGACATTCTTGAATATTTGGCGGTGTTAATGAGGAGTCAATCTCACGCGTTTTGGAAATTATCACCAATTCTTCCAGCAATTGCAATTCCTATCTG GTCACCCTTATTCAAATTGTACTTAACTGGGATAGGGGCAATGTTCAAAGGAAATCTTTACAAAACAAG GTGCTGCAGCTGCACACGAGAGGTGAAGGAGCACGAGGACT GTGACCTTGCTGAAAGGATTTGGTGTCTCGTCGTTTTCAATATCCATGGTTCACATCAAAGAGCCATTACTAGTTGCAATCTTGACTCATTAGGGTAA